The DNA segment TTATGTTCTCGTTATTGTTTGATCTTGTAATGGTTTTAAAGTTTAAGAAAAATGTTGTTGTTATGGTTTAATGTTGCTGCGCTTTGAACTTTTTATCGTTTGTTGTTGTAATGGTATTAATGTTCTTCTTCATCTTGCAGGTCACGGGTGAGAGACAGAGGTCACGGGTGAGAGACAGAGGTCATGGGTGAGAGACAGAGTTCACGGGTGAGAGACAGAGGTCACGGGTGAGAGAGAGAGGTCATGGGTGAGAGACAGAGTTCACGGGTGAGAGAGAGAGGTCTGTAAAGGTGTCTGTAGAGGTCTGTAGAGGTCTGTAGAGGTCACAAGAGTTTGTATTATTGTTTCACGGTTTTGATGTACGTAGAGGTCACGAGTGTGTAAAGAACACTTGAATTCTCAACATTATAAATTGCAAGCAAACTCTCATTCCCAACATTCTCAACATAACAACAATCTCATGTTCTTCTCTTCAATCTCATTCTTAACATTCTCATTCAACGGTTGTAACCAACAATCTGATCCCGCTTCATTCAACCTTCCTTCTCTTCTTGTAAACCAATCGTCCTTCTCCCCtaaactcatcacaacccaaaCTTGTAACCCAAGCTTCCATCTCTTGTAAACCCAATCTTTTATATCTCTTTAAACCCAACCCAATATTTTATCTCTCTCTAAACCCAACCCAACCCAATCGTTTCTTTcacaaatacatatataatcatGGCCTCTTCTTCTCAAAACCCAATTGATGACGAGTCAATTGATGAATTTTTTCGTCAAAAGCAAGACGTTACCGGAAGACTTGGTCTCTCTGCACTTCAAAAGTGTACAGCAGCTATTCGGGTGTTGGCATATGGTTCTGCGCTTGATGCGGTCGACGAATACCTCCGGCTCGGTACAACCACTACTCGGTTATGTGTGGAAAATTTTGTGGAAGCAATAATAGATTTGTTCGGTGATGAGTACCTACGAAAACCAACACCGGCTGATCTTCAGCGTCTACTTCATATTGGAGAGCTTCGTGGGTTTCCTGGAATGGTaggaagcatcgattgtatgcattgggagtggaagaattgtcccaccgcttggaaaggcCAATATTCTCGTGGTTCGGGAAAACCCACCATCGTTTTAGAGGCGGTTGCTTCATATGATCTCTGGATATGGCATGCGTTTTTTGGacctccaggtaccttaaatgatattaatgttcttgatcgctcacctgtttttgatgatatAATATATGGTCGAGCCCCGCAAGTGAATTTCTCGGTCAACGGAAGAGAGTACGATTTGGCTTACTATCTCACCGATGGTATTTATCCAAAATGGGCaacttttatccaatctattCCAATTCCCCAAGGACCGAAAGCAGTTTTATTTGCGCAACGTCAAGAAGCTGTccgaaaagatgtcgagcgtGCTTTCGGAGTTTTGCAAGCTCGATTTGCCATTGTCAAAAATCCCGCTCTTTGTTGGGATAAAGTCAAGATTGGaaagattatgagagcatgtatcgtactccataatatgattgtaGAAGATGAAAGAGATGAATACCCTCGATATGATGTTTCAAATTTCCAACAAGGAGAAGGCAGCGGAAGTTCACATGTCGATCTCAACTATTCCACAGATATGCCAACAAATATCGCCAATCAGATGGGTGTTCGAACAAGAATTCGTGATAGACAAGCACATCAACAACTAAAAGGtgatttggttgaacatatATGGCGTAAATTTGGACGTGATCAAGACAACAACTGAACTTCTATGtttctttcaaattattttcgtttatttttctactatttgttttcatgttttcatgattctatttcaaaatcttagtttaaaatgttatgtttgactttcttttatttaataaataatttaaatttttgtttaaaatgttatgtttaaaaataataatattttttaattgttaagAACCTTAATTAAGAGACCACCAATAAACCACTATAATTAAGTGTCTCTTAACAAAATCCCTTATCttaattttaatagtaaaaaaatcACTAAGGGACACTTAAGGGTTCCACCAATGTACATGCTCTAAGACCACCCGCAACAGTGGATTTTATGCCAAAATccttaacaaaataatattaaaatatttagtgGGTCCCTCATTTTATTAAGGATTGTACTACAATTGACTCTTCCAGTCCTTATTTATGGATCTCACTTCTGATAATCTCTTCACTGTGCGCGGGCTCCACTGCCGCGTGGAAGCCTGCGATtggccaatttttttttttgtttttttaaattcagataaaaaagaaaaaataataaaatattctaaaaagtgTTGTTAAGGATTTTCTGTTAAGGACTATGGTTGTGGGTGCTCTAAGAATCTCTAACACTTGCCCCTCATCCACCGTCGGATTCGAAGTTCCCTCATCTAACGGCTAAAAATCCACACCCATCAAAAATTTGACCGTTGGAGAATTTTCACTTTAGAGCGTCTCCTCTCCCATAAGAAGCATTCTCAATCTCCTTTCTCTACAGCGCAtaatcaaacaaaaagaaagaaagaaacaaactaCTGTTAACGAAAAAACacaacttgaaaaaaaaaaactaacgaCGATCATGGCGACGAGACGAGTTAGAGGCGATCCCGTCGAGAACCGTCGCGCTCTCGGCGACATCGGGAACATCGCTTCTCTTCCCGGAGGAATCGAAGAAGCAGGAAAACTTAATCGGCCCTTGACCCGTAACTTCCGCGCCCAGTTGCTTGAAAACGCTAACAAAAAggttcaatttttatttactttttttgcaaatcttgttttttttttgtgagtaCTTATGATTCTTGAATCTTACTCTGTGTGTGTGTGCTCAGGAAGGTGTAAGGGCGGTTCAAAGGAAAGCAAGAGCTGCTGTTGTTGTTAAGCCGACGCAGACTCACGAAGTGATTGTGATCAGTCCCGATACAAACGAGGTTGCTAAAGCTAAGAAGAATGTTACTTACTCTTCCGTTCTCAATGCTCGAAGCaaggtaagtttttttttataacttgcAATGGTTCTTAGATTGTGTACTTATTGTTATTGGTTGAAATCGTTAGGCTGCTTCCAAGTCTCTTGATATTGACTCTGCGGACAAAGACAACGACCTTGCCGCTGTGGAGTATGTTGAGGACATGTACTCTTTCTACAAAGAAGTTGAGGTACCCTTTATGGTCAGACCCTTTATGGATATGTCGTGTGAATGTTTCTTGAcgtttgttgttttgtttcctTCTCTGTTGCAGAATGAGAGCAAGCCTCAGATGTATATGCAGACACAGACTGAGATCAATGAGAAGATGAGATCGATTCTTGTAGACTGGCTTGTAGACGTTCATGTCAAGTTTGATCTCTCCCCTGAGACGCTTTACCTCACCATCAACATCATTGATCGTTTCCTCTCTCTGAAACCTGTTCCGAGAAGAGAGTTACAGCTTGTAGGCGTTAGTGCTTTGCTCATCGCCTCCAAATACGAAGAGATCTGGCCTCCTCAGGTCAATGATCTGGTGTATGTCACAGGCAACTCGTACCAGAGCAAGCAGATTCTAGTGATGGAGAAAACCATTTTGGGAAACCTGGAGTGGTACTTGACAGTTCCAACGCAGTACGTGTTCCTCGCGAGGTTTATCAAAGCTGCGGTTCCTGACCCGGAGATGGAGAACATGGTTCACTTCTTAGCTGAGTTGGGTCTGATGCATTACGACGCTTTAAAGTTCTGCCCTTCTATGCTGGCTGCTTCAGCGGTTTACGCCGCGAGATGCTTCTTGAGCAAGACCCCGGCTTGGACCGAGACTCTTACATTCCACACTGGTTACTCTGAACATGAGCTCATGTTAGTGATCTTGTTTACTTCTTCTCTCTGACAAGCTTTATCCATTCTGATTTgttttgtatgtgtgtgtgtaacTTTCAGGGAGTGCTCGAAGCTTTTAGCGTTCATTCACTCGAGAGTTGGGGAGAGCAAGCTGCGAGCTGTGTTCAAGAAGTATTCGAAAGCTGAAAGATGCGCTGTTGCTTTGGTTTCATCACCGGCCAAGTCTCCTCTTCTGTCTTCTTCTGCCTCTTGCTCCTTGGAGAAGTCTTGAAAGAATATCAGCAAAACTATGAAATTTGTTTTAGATCTCTCTCTGATCTTTTGGATGTGTAAAAATGCTTTCTCCTGTTGAGAAGTATTAATTGAATTCTTGTACTAGAATCGTTTTGGTATTCTATGATATTTGAATTTGGAATTCTTGATGATATTATTATATgtagaaaacaaattatttctTCTCACTAAATTTATATCAACGTTGTTCGTTTATAACTTGTAAAGTTTGAGAAAGTGCTcatgccaaaaaaaaagttctaagAAAGTATTGCATTAATCCTCTGTTCTAAAAATTGGCCATCTCGACGCCAAGCGTTACTCTTCCGTCCTGATTTATACCAAATCGATTTAAAAAATCGGATATCCGATTTTTTCTGCCTAGAGCgcctaatcttttttttaaatttatttggtctaaaattttat comes from the Brassica rapa cultivar Chiifu-401-42 chromosome A01, CAAS_Brap_v3.01, whole genome shotgun sequence genome and includes:
- the LOC103845968 gene encoding cyclin-B1-3 isoform X4 produces the protein MATRRVRGDPVENRRALGDIGNIASLPGGIEEAGKLNRPLTRNFRAQLLENANKKEGVRAVQRKARAAVVVKPTQTHEVIVISPDTNEVAKAKKNVTYSSVLNARSKSLDIDSADKDNDLAAVEYVEDMYSFYKEVENESKPQMYMQTQTEINEKMRSILVDWLVDVHVKFDLSPETLYLTINIIDRFLSLKPVPRRELQLVGVSALLIASKYEEIWPPQVNDLVYVTGNSYQSKQILVMEKTILGNLEWYLTVPTQYVFLARFIKAAVPDPEMENMVHFLAELGLMHYDALKFCPSMLAASAVYAARCFLSKTPAWTETLTFHTGYSEHELMECSKLLAFIHSRVGESKLRAVFKKYSKAERCAVALVSSPAKSPLLSSSASCSLEKS
- the LOC103845968 gene encoding cyclin-B1-3 isoform X2 → MATRRVRGDPVENRRALGDIGNIASLPGGIEEAGKLNRPLTRNFRAQLLENANKKEGVRAVQRKARAAVVVKPTQTHEVIVISPDTNEVAKAKKNVTYSSVLNARSKAASKSLDIDSADKDNDLAAVEYVEDMYSFYKEVENESKPQMYMQTQTEINEKMRSILVDWLVDVHVKFDLSPETLYLTINIIDRFLSLKPVPRRELQLVGVSALLIASKYEEIWPPQVNDLVYVTGNSYQSKQILVMEKTILGNLEWYLTVPTQYVFLARFIKAAVPDPEMENMVHFLAELGLMHYDALKFCPSMLAASAVYAARCFLSKTPAWTETLTFHTGYSEHELMECSKLLAFIHSRVGESKLRAVFKKYSKAERCAVALVSSPAKSPLLSSSASCSLEKS
- the LOC103845968 gene encoding cyclin-B1-3 isoform X3, with amino-acid sequence MATRRVRGDPVENRRALGDIGNIASLPGGIEEAGKLNRPLTRNFRAQLLENANKKVQEGVRAVQRKARAAVVVKPTQTHEVIVISPDTNEVAKAKKNVTYSSVLNARSKSLDIDSADKDNDLAAVEYVEDMYSFYKEVENESKPQMYMQTQTEINEKMRSILVDWLVDVHVKFDLSPETLYLTINIIDRFLSLKPVPRRELQLVGVSALLIASKYEEIWPPQVNDLVYVTGNSYQSKQILVMEKTILGNLEWYLTVPTQYVFLARFIKAAVPDPEMENMVHFLAELGLMHYDALKFCPSMLAASAVYAARCFLSKTPAWTETLTFHTGYSEHELMECSKLLAFIHSRVGESKLRAVFKKYSKAERCAVALVSSPAKSPLLSSSASCSLEKS
- the LOC103845968 gene encoding cyclin-B1-3 isoform X1 gives rise to the protein MATRRVRGDPVENRRALGDIGNIASLPGGIEEAGKLNRPLTRNFRAQLLENANKKVQEGVRAVQRKARAAVVVKPTQTHEVIVISPDTNEVAKAKKNVTYSSVLNARSKAASKSLDIDSADKDNDLAAVEYVEDMYSFYKEVENESKPQMYMQTQTEINEKMRSILVDWLVDVHVKFDLSPETLYLTINIIDRFLSLKPVPRRELQLVGVSALLIASKYEEIWPPQVNDLVYVTGNSYQSKQILVMEKTILGNLEWYLTVPTQYVFLARFIKAAVPDPEMENMVHFLAELGLMHYDALKFCPSMLAASAVYAARCFLSKTPAWTETLTFHTGYSEHELMECSKLLAFIHSRVGESKLRAVFKKYSKAERCAVALVSSPAKSPLLSSSASCSLEKS
- the LOC117127146 gene encoding uncharacterized protein LOC117127146, translating into MASSSQNPIDDESIDEFFRQKQDVTGRLGLSALQKCTAAIRVLAYGSALDAVDEYLRLGTTTTRLCVENFVEAIIDLFGDEYLRKPTPADLQRLLHIGELRGFPGMVGSIDLNFSVNGREYDLAYYLTDGIYPKWATFIQSIPIPQGPKAVLFAQRQEAVRKDVERAFGVLQARFAIVKNPALCWDKVKIGKIMRACIVLHNMIVEDERDEYPRYDVSNFQQGEGSGSSHVDLNYSTDMPTNIANQMGVRTRIRDRQAHQQLKGDLVEHIWRKFGRDQDNN